A genomic segment from Microbacterium sp. SORGH_AS_0428 encodes:
- a CDS encoding ABC transporter permease, producing the protein MSGAPRGHLPRSLALPAAVGLAFLLLPLLALIARVEWATFLSDITSTAALSALTLSLGTGVVATTVCVVVGVPLALLIARAAPRTAAVLRALVTVPLVLPPMVGGVALLYLFGRNGVLGDALGAIGVRVPFTTTAVVMAQVFVALPFLVLAVEGSLRAIGTGYERAAASLGAGRWTVLRRVTLPLAAPGLVAGVVLCFARAIGEFGATALFAGNAPGVTQTMPLAIYTAFNGAGVSQGAAVALSLLLLATAVLVLLLVRAWRPGAVR; encoded by the coding sequence GTGAGCGGTGCCCCGCGCGGCCACCTGCCGCGCTCCCTCGCCCTCCCCGCGGCGGTCGGACTCGCGTTCCTGCTGCTGCCTCTGCTCGCGCTCATCGCCCGCGTCGAGTGGGCCACCTTCCTCTCCGACATCACGTCGACGGCTGCGCTGAGCGCGCTCACGCTGTCGCTGGGCACAGGGGTCGTCGCCACGACCGTCTGCGTCGTCGTCGGGGTGCCGCTCGCGCTGCTCATCGCGCGTGCGGCGCCTCGCACCGCCGCCGTGCTGCGCGCGCTGGTGACGGTGCCTCTCGTGCTCCCGCCCATGGTCGGCGGTGTCGCGCTGCTGTACCTGTTCGGACGCAACGGGGTGCTCGGCGACGCTCTCGGTGCGATCGGGGTGCGCGTGCCGTTCACGACGACGGCCGTCGTCATGGCGCAGGTCTTCGTCGCACTTCCGTTCCTCGTGCTCGCCGTGGAGGGGTCGCTGCGTGCCATCGGCACGGGCTACGAGCGTGCCGCCGCATCCCTCGGCGCCGGCCGATGGACGGTGCTGCGCCGCGTCACCCTCCCGCTGGCCGCCCCCGGACTCGTCGCCGGCGTCGTGCTCTGCTTCGCCCGGGCGATCGGCGAGTTCGGCGCGACGGCGCTGTTCGCCGGCAACGCGCCGGGCGTGACCCAGACCATGCCGCTTGCGATCTACACCGCGTTCAACGGCGCCGGCGTGTCCCAGGGCGCCGCCGTCGCGCTGTCGCTGCTGCTTCTGGCGACCGCCGTGCTGGTGCTGCTGCTCGTTCGCGCGTGGCGTCCGGGGGCCGTGCGATGA
- a CDS encoding VOC family protein, whose protein sequence is MTHPTVPKQLRLIIETDDFDEALRFYRDILGMPEQAAFATAGDDRVAILHAGVATIELATRVHARNIDAVEGIPPESGSPLRLALEVEDTVAAVARVVDDGVIVLAPPTRTPFRSLNARVQGPAGWQLTFFQELESLDQRRMRPGFLTDGERDRSPEP, encoded by the coding sequence ATGACACATCCCACGGTCCCGAAGCAACTCCGTCTGATCATCGAGACCGACGACTTCGATGAAGCCCTGCGCTTCTACCGCGACATTCTGGGCATGCCGGAGCAGGCGGCGTTCGCGACGGCGGGCGACGACCGGGTCGCGATCCTCCACGCGGGCGTGGCGACCATCGAACTGGCCACCCGCGTTCACGCGAGGAACATCGACGCGGTCGAGGGCATACCGCCGGAGTCGGGTTCGCCGCTTCGGCTGGCGCTCGAAGTCGAGGACACCGTCGCCGCCGTGGCACGGGTCGTCGATGACGGCGTGATCGTTCTCGCTCCGCCCACGCGCACGCCGTTCCGGTCGCTCAATGCACGCGTGCAGGGTCCAGCGGGGTGGCAGCTCACGTTCTTCCAGGAGTTGGAATCGCTCGATCAGCGCCGGATGCGGCCGGGATTCCTGACGGATGGCGAGCGCGACCGGTCACCGGAGCCATGA
- the cydD gene encoding thiol reductant ABC exporter subunit CydD, translating to MSTDAATRASGRNRPIDPRLLRYSSASRHFLLITAAIVLAQTGVIIGFAWLLTTALVGAIAGEPVETLLPALGGAAALALVRGLLIAASERTSAVGAARASLQLRAALVSAVDRLGPAWLSRRNSAALAVTAGHGLEALDAYFGRYLPQLVATAITMPVLIVTILVSDPLSGLIVVLTMPLIPLFMVLIGLATQTVQRRQFGTLQHLASRFADTVAGLGTLKVFGRQHRAARSIETVTGDYKRETMAVLRVSFLSGFALEFLASISVAIIAVEIGFRLLGGQMPLLVGLFVLLLAPEAYLPLRQVGVQFHAAAEGVAATDEIFQTLDDARALTPAAPAAPAATSPATGGPLLRLHDLRVPRGDREIGPIDLELSGGEVVLLEGPSGAGKSSILAALLGFADYTGRIEVAGTPATDAAARGIVAWAGQRPGLVTGTVAENVALGDDRPDWALVARCLTDAVADVDGALALGVAGAGLSGGQAQRVAVARALYRMRRRGTPVLALDEPTSALDAQTEAALWQTVRRAADTEGAAVLLVSHRPTARTIADRVIVVSSGAALDSALDAPGEGGAA from the coding sequence GTGAGTACGGACGCCGCCACCCGCGCGTCGGGCAGGAACCGCCCGATCGATCCGCGGCTGTTGCGATACAGCTCCGCGTCGCGCCACTTCCTGCTGATCACGGCCGCGATCGTGCTCGCACAGACCGGCGTGATCATCGGCTTCGCCTGGCTTCTGACGACGGCACTGGTGGGCGCCATCGCCGGCGAGCCGGTCGAGACGCTCCTTCCGGCGCTCGGAGGCGCGGCGGCACTCGCGCTCGTGCGGGGGCTGCTGATCGCCGCATCCGAGCGCACCTCGGCGGTGGGTGCTGCGCGCGCATCGCTGCAGCTGCGCGCGGCCCTGGTGTCCGCCGTCGACCGGCTCGGCCCCGCGTGGCTGTCGCGCCGCAACAGCGCGGCGCTCGCGGTCACGGCGGGCCACGGCCTCGAGGCGCTCGACGCCTATTTCGGCCGCTATCTGCCGCAACTGGTCGCCACCGCGATCACCATGCCCGTCCTGATCGTGACGATCCTCGTCTCGGATCCGCTCTCGGGCCTCATCGTCGTGCTCACGATGCCCCTCATCCCGCTGTTCATGGTGCTGATCGGCCTCGCCACCCAGACCGTGCAGCGCCGCCAGTTCGGCACCCTGCAGCATCTGGCGTCCCGTTTCGCGGATACGGTGGCGGGCCTCGGGACGCTCAAGGTCTTCGGACGCCAGCACCGCGCCGCGCGCAGCATCGAAACCGTCACCGGTGACTACAAGCGCGAGACGATGGCGGTGCTGCGCGTCTCGTTCCTCTCCGGTTTCGCGCTCGAGTTCCTGGCGTCCATCTCCGTCGCGATCATCGCCGTCGAGATCGGCTTCCGCCTGCTGGGCGGCCAGATGCCCCTGCTGGTGGGACTGTTCGTGCTCCTGCTCGCACCGGAGGCGTACCTGCCGCTGCGACAGGTGGGTGTGCAGTTCCACGCCGCGGCCGAGGGCGTCGCCGCGACCGACGAGATCTTCCAGACCCTGGACGACGCCCGCGCGCTGACACCGGCAGCGCCCGCCGCGCCCGCCGCGACGTCGCCGGCGACAGGCGGCCCTCTGCTTCGCCTGCATGATCTGCGCGTGCCGCGGGGGGATCGTGAGATCGGCCCGATCGATCTGGAACTGTCGGGCGGAGAGGTCGTGCTGCTCGAGGGTCCCAGTGGCGCGGGCAAGTCGAGCATCCTCGCGGCCCTCCTCGGCTTCGCCGACTACACGGGTCGCATCGAGGTCGCGGGTACCCCGGCGACGGATGCGGCCGCGCGCGGCATCGTGGCGTGGGCGGGTCAGCGGCCGGGACTGGTGACCGGCACCGTGGCGGAGAACGTCGCGCTCGGCGACGACCGACCCGACTGGGCTCTCGTGGCGCGATGCCTCACCGACGCGGTCGCGGACGTCGACGGCGCCCTGGCGCTCGGCGTCGCCGGGGCGGGGCTGTCGGGCGGACAGGCGCAGCGCGTCGCGGTGGCACGCGCCCTCTATCGGATGCGGCGCCGCGGGACGCCCGTGCTGGCACTGGACGAGCCGACGAGCGCCCTCGACGCGCAGACCGAGGCCGCTCTGTGGCAGACCGTGCGTCGCGCGGCCGATACTGAGGGCGCCGCCGTCCTTCTCGTCTCGCACCGGCCGACGGCGCGGACGATCGCCGACCGCGTCATCGTCGTGTCGTCCGGCGCCGCTCTCGATTCCGCGCTGGATGCGCCCGGGGAAGGGGGCGCGGCGTGA
- the cydC gene encoding thiol reductant ABC exporter subunit CydC yields MRTSDVLRAAQPPLRSFWWALAAGTGTAVSAIALLAASAWLITRSAEQPAVMYITAVVVAVRAFALGRGVFRYLERLSGHDAALGRLATVRADLVRRIVPLAPDGLGTTRRGALLSRLVDDVDELQNLPLRVVMPLATATLASVATVVFTAFLQPIAAAVLAVCLSAAFALAAWVGWRTGARAENRIAPLRSHLSDALLDQLTALDVLTAFEATDAARTRIRHADEQLRRATVRRAGAQGLTSGAVSLVAGIASLATLLACAALLGQGGFDGPALAVVVLLPMAVFEVFGTVPLALAAWRQVRTAAQRVAETVPDEVPAGLPRDEPVATGDAPPLGDGLRLSGVSARWPDRLGAQTFPDDAAAASVDDAGRLTEIDLDVRPGERVLVTGPSGAGKTTLAHVLVRFLDYEGSYRIGGREVREISGDDLRRTIGLCEQSPYLFDETLRQNLLFARDSADDAELWDVLGRVGLTDWARERGGLGADLGERGALVSGGQAQRIALARALLARFPVLVLDEPTAGVDPAASDLLLRDLLGAVQEDSAVVVISHVAPPDGLVDREVRLENGRLAASA; encoded by the coding sequence GTGAGAACCTCCGACGTCCTGCGGGCGGCGCAGCCGCCGCTGCGCAGCTTCTGGTGGGCGCTCGCGGCGGGCACGGGAACCGCCGTCAGCGCGATCGCCCTGCTGGCGGCCAGCGCCTGGCTCATCACGCGTTCCGCCGAGCAGCCCGCCGTCATGTACATCACCGCGGTGGTGGTGGCCGTCCGCGCCTTCGCGCTCGGACGCGGCGTCTTCCGCTACCTCGAGCGGCTGAGCGGGCACGATGCCGCGCTCGGACGCCTCGCCACCGTGCGGGCCGACCTCGTGCGCCGCATCGTGCCGCTCGCCCCCGATGGGCTCGGGACGACCCGGCGCGGGGCGCTGCTGTCCCGCCTGGTCGACGACGTCGACGAGTTGCAGAACCTTCCGCTGCGTGTCGTCATGCCCCTCGCGACGGCCACCCTCGCCTCGGTCGCGACGGTCGTGTTCACCGCCTTCCTGCAGCCGATCGCCGCCGCCGTGCTCGCCGTATGCCTCTCAGCGGCCTTCGCACTGGCCGCGTGGGTGGGCTGGCGCACCGGCGCACGGGCCGAGAACCGCATCGCACCGTTGCGCTCCCACCTCTCCGACGCCCTCCTCGACCAGCTGACGGCCCTCGACGTGCTCACCGCATTCGAGGCGACGGATGCGGCCCGCACGCGCATCCGTCACGCCGACGAACAGCTGCGCCGGGCCACGGTGCGCCGCGCGGGCGCGCAGGGGCTCACTTCCGGCGCCGTGTCGCTCGTCGCCGGAATCGCCTCGCTCGCCACACTCCTCGCTTGCGCGGCGCTGCTCGGGCAGGGCGGCTTCGACGGACCGGCCCTGGCCGTCGTCGTGCTCCTGCCGATGGCCGTGTTCGAGGTCTTCGGAACGGTCCCGCTGGCCCTCGCGGCGTGGCGCCAGGTGCGCACGGCCGCGCAGCGCGTGGCGGAGACGGTGCCCGACGAGGTGCCCGCCGGGCTCCCCCGGGACGAACCGGTGGCCACGGGAGACGCCCCTCCCCTCGGGGACGGACTGCGTCTGTCGGGCGTCTCGGCGCGTTGGCCCGACCGCCTGGGCGCGCAGACGTTCCCGGACGACGCCGCGGCCGCATCCGTCGACGATGCCGGCCGGCTGACGGAGATCGATCTGGACGTACGCCCCGGCGAACGCGTGCTCGTGACCGGCCCGAGCGGCGCGGGCAAGACGACCCTCGCACACGTTCTCGTCCGCTTCCTCGACTACGAAGGCTCCTACCGCATCGGCGGCCGCGAAGTGCGAGAGATCTCCGGCGACGATCTGCGCCGGACGATCGGTCTCTGCGAGCAGTCCCCGTACCTCTTCGACGAGACGCTCCGGCAGAACCTGCTCTTCGCCCGTGACAGCGCCGACGATGCGGAGCTGTGGGATGTGCTGGGGCGTGTCGGGCTCACCGACTGGGCACGCGAGCGAGGCGGGCTCGGCGCCGACCTCGGCGAGCGGGGTGCGCTCGTGTCGGGCGGACAGGCGCAGCGGATCGCGCTCGCACGGGCCCTGCTCGCGCGATTCCCCGTGCTCGTGCTCGATGAGCCGACCGCGGGGGTGGATCCCGCGGCATCCGATCTGCTGCTGCGCGACCTGCTCGGTGCCGTTCAGGAGGACAGCGCCGTCGTGGTGATCTCGCACGTCGCGCCCCCGGACGGGCTCGTCGATCGGGAAGTGCGTCTGGAGAACGGCCGGCTGGCCGCATCCGCCTGA
- a CDS encoding MerR family transcriptional regulator, whose product MRIGELAARTGTSVRALRYYEEQGLIEPRRTAAGQRLYRSSDERVVSTIRELFDAGFCSSVIATLLPAVSAPAASAADLEAVFDAAEARLASERRQIEQEMSALAELRTRWGLAPHVHVRGEGGSHDTSHGPEATPSDHRDRRLR is encoded by the coding sequence ATGCGGATCGGAGAGCTGGCGGCGAGGACGGGTACGTCCGTGAGGGCGCTTCGGTACTACGAGGAGCAGGGCCTGATCGAGCCGCGACGCACCGCCGCCGGCCAGCGTCTCTATCGTTCGTCTGACGAACGCGTGGTCAGCACCATCCGTGAGCTCTTCGACGCGGGGTTCTGCAGTTCTGTGATCGCAACCCTCCTGCCGGCCGTGAGCGCACCGGCCGCGTCCGCGGCAGATCTTGAAGCGGTCTTCGACGCCGCCGAGGCGCGACTCGCGAGCGAGAGGCGGCAGATCGAGCAGGAGATGAGCGCGCTCGCCGAGCTTCGCACGAGATGGGGGCTTGCCCCTCACGTGCACGTCAGGGGCGAGGGTGGGAGCCATGACACATCCCACGGTCCCGAAGCAACTCCGTCTGATCATCGAGACCGACGACTTCGATGA
- the modA gene encoding molybdate ABC transporter substrate-binding protein, producing the protein MPARRLSLIGLVVAGSLLLAGCAGTAEPTSAPSASGAAELTGTLTISAAASLSAAFDEIAQGFEAEHPGVQIPPISYDGSSTLATQIIGGAPVDVFASADENNMNKVVDAGLAGDPQIFATNTLVIAVPRGNPAGIASLGDLTKPGATVVLCAPEVPCGAASQKLLSAAGVRVTPVSQEQNVTAVLTKVAAGEADAGLVYATDVKGRDDVDSLTPDGAGAVVNRYPIAVLKDAPDAALAAAFVAYVRGERGQAVLAAHGFGAP; encoded by the coding sequence ATGCCCGCTCGTCGCCTCTCCCTGATCGGCCTGGTCGTCGCCGGTTCCCTGCTGCTCGCCGGCTGCGCCGGGACCGCTGAGCCGACGTCGGCACCGAGCGCGTCCGGAGCCGCGGAGCTGACCGGAACACTCACGATCTCGGCCGCCGCATCTCTGAGTGCCGCATTCGACGAGATCGCCCAGGGCTTCGAGGCGGAGCACCCCGGCGTGCAGATCCCGCCGATCTCGTACGACGGATCGTCGACCCTCGCGACGCAGATCATCGGCGGCGCGCCCGTCGACGTGTTCGCGTCGGCGGACGAGAACAACATGAACAAGGTGGTGGATGCGGGCCTCGCCGGGGATCCGCAGATCTTCGCCACGAACACACTCGTCATCGCGGTGCCCCGGGGAAACCCCGCCGGCATCGCGTCGCTCGGCGACCTCACCAAGCCCGGTGCGACCGTCGTCCTGTGTGCGCCGGAGGTGCCGTGCGGCGCCGCATCCCAGAAGCTGCTGAGCGCGGCCGGTGTGAGAGTCACCCCGGTCAGCCAGGAGCAGAACGTGACCGCGGTGCTGACGAAGGTGGCGGCGGGCGAGGCCGACGCGGGCCTGGTCTACGCGACCGACGTCAAGGGCCGCGACGATGTGGACTCGCTCACGCCCGACGGCGCGGGAGCCGTCGTCAACCGGTACCCGATCGCCGTGTTGAAGGACGCGCCGGACGCGGCGCTCGCCGCCGCTTTCGTCGCGTACGTCCGTGGCGAGCGGGGGCAGGCCGTCCTGGCCGCGCACGGCTTCGGCGCACCGTGA
- a CDS encoding ABC transporter ATP-binding protein: MTAVRARIRVSRPGFELEVPLVVASGETVAIMGPSGAGKSTMLDALAGLVPLSEGRIVLDEDEVSTPRFQLAPARRGTVLLGQDPHLFPHLSARENVAFGPRAAGMPARAARALAEEWLVRVGLPDAGKRRPADLSGGQQQRVAIARALAASPRLVLLDEPLTSLDPVTADGIRALLAEHLAGRTCVLVTHDAVDAVAFADRVAVIEAGRLTQEGAVRDVLGAPATAFVASLAGLNRIVGAAAVGGVRVDGMLIQGRGDVGDAAQGAAVFRPADVRIVGDGTPGSWVTRIVRVEPTIAGARVHTATGGIAVDVSLDELAARGLRAGAEIALSVDPRSVRVVPA; encoded by the coding sequence ATGACCGCCGTGCGGGCCCGCATCCGTGTCTCGCGGCCGGGGTTCGAGCTGGAGGTCCCCCTGGTGGTGGCGTCCGGCGAGACGGTGGCGATCATGGGCCCGAGCGGTGCCGGCAAGTCCACGATGCTGGACGCGCTCGCCGGTCTCGTGCCGCTGAGTGAGGGGCGGATCGTGCTCGACGAGGACGAGGTCTCGACCCCGCGGTTCCAGCTCGCGCCCGCCCGCCGGGGCACCGTGCTGCTGGGGCAGGACCCCCACCTCTTCCCGCACCTGAGCGCGCGCGAGAACGTCGCGTTCGGGCCCCGCGCCGCAGGGATGCCGGCCCGCGCGGCGCGGGCGCTGGCGGAGGAGTGGCTGGTGCGGGTGGGGCTCCCAGACGCGGGCAAACGGCGACCCGCGGACCTGTCCGGAGGACAGCAGCAGCGCGTCGCCATCGCGCGTGCGCTCGCCGCATCCCCTCGGCTCGTGCTGCTCGACGAGCCGCTGACCTCGCTCGATCCCGTGACGGCTGACGGCATCCGAGCGCTGCTGGCCGAGCACCTCGCGGGGCGCACGTGCGTGCTGGTGACGCACGACGCGGTGGATGCGGTCGCCTTTGCGGATCGCGTCGCGGTCATCGAGGCGGGCAGGCTCACGCAGGAGGGTGCGGTGCGTGACGTGCTCGGCGCGCCGGCGACGGCGTTCGTCGCCTCGCTGGCCGGACTCAACCGCATCGTGGGCGCCGCGGCAGTCGGCGGGGTGCGGGTCGACGGGATGCTGATCCAGGGGCGTGGGGATGTGGGTGACGCGGCGCAGGGCGCGGCGGTGTTCCGCCCCGCAGACGTGCGGATCGTGGGCGACGGGACGCCCGGATCGTGGGTGACTCGCATCGTGCGGGTCGAGCCCACGATCGCGGGCGCGCGCGTGCACACCGCGACGGGCGGCATCGCCGTGGACGTGTCGCTCGATGAGCTCGCGGCGCGCGGCCTGCGTGCGGGGGCGGAGATCGCGCTGTCCGTGGACCCCCGCAGCGTGCGCGTCGTCCCCGCCTGA
- a CDS encoding TOBE domain-containing protein yields the protein MHSFKVSHAARLLGVSDDTVRRWIDQGILPTTDATPVEVPGDALAARASELAAASEDPSDVLSSARNRFVGLVTRVQIDGVMAQVDIQAGPHRVVSLMTAESARDLALEPGSLAVAVVKATTVIVETPKD from the coding sequence ATGCACTCCTTCAAGGTATCCCACGCCGCTCGGCTGCTCGGTGTCAGCGACGACACCGTCCGGCGGTGGATCGACCAGGGCATCCTGCCGACGACCGATGCCACCCCCGTGGAGGTCCCCGGCGACGCGCTCGCCGCGCGAGCGAGCGAGCTCGCTGCCGCATCCGAGGACCCGAGCGACGTTCTCTCGAGTGCGCGCAACCGCTTCGTGGGCCTCGTCACGCGGGTTCAGATCGACGGGGTGATGGCGCAGGTCGACATCCAGGCCGGGCCGCACCGGGTCGTCTCGCTCATGACGGCGGAGTCGGCCCGCGACCTCGCTCTCGAGCCCGGATCCCTCGCCGTCGCCGTCGTCAAGGCCACCACCGTCATCGTCGAGACCCCGAAGGACTGA
- a CDS encoding GNAT family N-acetyltransferase — protein MGVIRPFRPGDEDALAAVCLATAAAGSDGAGILTDDGLWADLYLLPYLDRHPDLAFVAEDAEARPAGYIVATDDTIAFDAWFAKRWWPAHRARYAHADANARQWAIVAEADARTESSALRATHPAHLHIDLLPVLQGQGTGRRLVDTLVEALRERGVRGLHLGADARNAGALAFYDRLGFARAASPEGAQLFTLDL, from the coding sequence ATGGGAGTCATCCGTCCGTTCCGCCCGGGTGACGAAGACGCACTGGCGGCGGTCTGTCTGGCGACGGCGGCCGCCGGCTCCGACGGCGCGGGGATCCTGACCGACGACGGCCTCTGGGCCGACCTGTACCTGTTGCCCTACCTCGACCGGCATCCCGACCTCGCCTTCGTCGCCGAGGATGCCGAGGCGCGGCCCGCGGGATACATCGTCGCAACGGACGACACGATCGCTTTCGACGCGTGGTTCGCGAAGCGCTGGTGGCCGGCCCACCGTGCCCGTTATGCGCACGCCGACGCGAACGCCAGGCAATGGGCGATCGTCGCCGAAGCGGATGCGCGCACCGAGAGCAGCGCGCTGCGGGCCACCCACCCCGCGCACCTGCACATCGATCTGCTGCCCGTGCTGCAGGGGCAGGGCACAGGGCGACGCCTGGTCGACACGCTCGTCGAGGCGCTGCGCGAGCGCGGCGTGCGCGGTCTGCACCTGGGCGCGGACGCGCGCAACGCCGGCGCGCTCGCGTTCTACGACCGTCTCGGATTCGCTCGTGCCGCGTCGCCCGAGGGGGCCCAGCTGTTCACGCTCGATCTCTGA